Proteins encoded in a region of the Methanofollis tationis genome:
- a CDS encoding PKD domain-containing protein — protein sequence MYRTITAGAVLFLLLLVAAPAWAQPTDETAYMGGAAPLDGQTAAAMAAAADGVTVIWKGTVEIDPDGRFALVPLNTGIPLDVSRNTPLGALDAASALDTFTYGVWEANWGLLVYRVNDIQIGPADDGEVHIWWFYDIGGQYITNNPTFKSLSDGEWIRLIYAPMNAPGNWTGDPFDYIVGNSKYVIDMTVDFADDGVDFTADVTEGPAPLTVGFTDTSGIENITAWWWDFGVDNATSEEQNPVYTYEEPGTYTVSLTVTDDAGADDTLVREDYITVVDGMSIYETAATDGNFTMLVTALDLTGLNATLDAPGTYTVFAPTDEAIATLPPDLLDAMLNDTVALTGILLYHVAGETYRAADLIPLDEVETLLGPTVAITWDEANQTLMVNDATVIVADIECSNGVIHAIDLPLFPPDEPGADFEADVLAGTAPLTVGFTDTSAIENITAWWWDFGNGYMCTLEAPLFTYHTPGVFNVSLAVTDDEGRTWTAVKEGYVTVTAPVVPEANFTAEPTEGYAPLTVGFTDTSTVEKIVAWAWELGDGGTSQEQHPVYTYGTPGLYTVSLTVTDEANATYTVTKPDYIAVLEEEEEESADFEADVTSGAAPLAVQFTDLSTVKNITAWAWEFGDNGTSEEQHPVHVYTENGTYDVGLTVYKGLSASYWEIKYEYIRVD from the coding sequence ATGTATCGAACAATCACAGCAGGAGCGGTTCTGTTCCTCCTGCTGCTCGTCGCCGCGCCTGCATGGGCGCAGCCCACCGATGAGACCGCGTATATGGGCGGTGCAGCGCCGCTGGACGGCCAGACCGCGGCAGCGATGGCGGCCGCAGCCGATGGGGTGACCGTCATCTGGAAAGGCACCGTGGAGATCGATCCAGACGGGAGGTTTGCCCTCGTCCCGCTCAACACCGGAATACCACTCGACGTCAGCCGCAACACCCCGTTAGGGGCGCTCGACGCCGCTTCCGCCCTGGACACCTTCACCTATGGCGTCTGGGAGGCGAACTGGGGCCTCCTGGTCTACCGCGTTAACGACATCCAGATAGGCCCGGCCGATGACGGCGAGGTCCATATCTGGTGGTTCTACGATATCGGAGGACAGTATATCACCAACAATCCCACCTTCAAATCCCTCTCGGACGGCGAGTGGATCCGGCTCATCTATGCACCCATGAACGCGCCGGGCAACTGGACCGGCGACCCCTTTGACTACATCGTCGGCAATAGCAAATATGTCATCGACATGACGGTCGACTTCGCCGACGACGGGGTGGACTTCACCGCCGATGTCACCGAAGGGCCTGCCCCGCTCACCGTCGGGTTCACCGACACGAGCGGGATCGAGAACATCACCGCCTGGTGGTGGGACTTCGGCGTCGACAACGCCACTTCTGAAGAGCAGAACCCGGTCTACACGTATGAGGAGCCCGGTACCTACACGGTCTCGCTCACGGTCACTGACGATGCCGGCGCGGATGACACCCTGGTGCGGGAGGACTATATCACCGTCGTGGACGGTATGAGCATCTATGAAACGGCCGCAACGGACGGCAACTTTACCATGCTCGTCACCGCCCTCGATCTCACCGGCCTCAACGCGACGCTCGACGCCCCCGGCACCTATACCGTCTTCGCACCGACGGACGAGGCGATTGCGACCCTTCCGCCTGATCTCCTCGATGCCATGCTCAACGACACCGTCGCGCTCACCGGGATCCTCCTCTACCATGTCGCCGGGGAGACCTACCGGGCGGCTGACCTGATCCCGCTGGACGAGGTCGAGACGCTGCTCGGGCCGACCGTGGCGATCACCTGGGACGAGGCGAACCAGACCCTCATGGTGAACGATGCAACGGTGATCGTCGCCGATATCGAGTGCTCGAACGGCGTCATCCACGCCATCGATCTGCCCCTGTTCCCGCCGGATGAGCCCGGGGCGGATTTTGAAGCGGACGTCCTCGCCGGCACCGCTCCGCTCACCGTCGGGTTCACCGACACGAGCGCGATCGAGAACATCACCGCCTGGTGGTGGGACTTCGGCAATGGCTATATGTGCACCCTTGAAGCCCCGCTCTTCACCTACCATACGCCCGGCGTCTTCAACGTCTCCCTTGCCGTCACCGATGACGAGGGCCGCACATGGACGGCCGTAAAAGAGGGATACGTCACCGTGACGGCGCCGGTCGTGCCTGAGGCGAACTTCACCGCCGAGCCCACCGAAGGCTACGCCCCGCTCACCGTCGGGTTCACCGACACGAGCACCGTCGAGAAGATCGTTGCATGGGCGTGGGAGCTCGGCGACGGCGGCACCTCACAGGAGCAGCACCCGGTCTACACCTACGGGACGCCCGGTCTCTACACGGTCAGCCTCACGGTCACCGACGAGGCCAATGCCACCTACACCGTGACAAAACCTGACTATATCGCCGTTCTTGAGGAAGAGGAGGAGGAAAGCGCCGACTTCGAGGCGGACGTCACCAGCGGGGCCGCGCCTCTGGCCGTCCAGTTCACCGATCTGAGCACGGTGAAGAACATCACCGCATGGGCGTGGGAGTTCGGCGACAACGGCACCTCCGAAGAACAGCACCCGGTCCACGTCTACACCGAGAACGGCACCTACGACGTGGGGCTCACGGTCTATAAGGGGCTGAGCGCCTCGTACTGGGAGATCAAGTACGAGTATATCCGGGTCGATTGA
- a CDS encoding class I SAM-dependent DNA methyltransferase, producing the protein MAQLEHIEAIEKRLWTAADTLRANSNYASNEYFLPVMGLIFLRHAYSRFLAVKDDIEAHLPQRGGRTRALTKEDFSRKSAIFLQPMAQFDHLVSLTDSDDRARAIIDAMESIEGDYETLRGVLPKSEYQELDNGVLGHLLRTLNPDELRRVSGDVFGRIYEYFLTQFADQKAHDAGEFFTPVSLVSLIANILEPEGGTVLDPACGSGGMFVQSARFVERRHENPVDKLTFYGLEKNATTIRLAKMNLAVHGLEGDIQKAITYYEDPHELAGRADFVMANPPFNVDEIDADRVKRDPRLPFGLPGVNKKGKVSNGNYVWISYFYSYLNEHGRAGFVMSSQASSAGHAEAAVRQELIETGDVEIMVAIRSNFFYTRSVPCELWFLNRAKPEEHRDAVLMIDARNIYRKVTRKIYDFSPEQEQNILAIVWLYRGETGEYLDLVARYCRRVLDEGEGCFAAREDDGESIEPLPSFIASLSALREAMGPFLAILPADNPHAGVLGDFDEADRAFRADVEEFQEVVSDQRAAWKEQKTTNGDLKKAVDRLAPLAESGRDLVRQSDLLYKLACRLIETCESAADARAGREVARARKAADEARQGAVEHLKQVRYFWRQASWLTERFPEATFRDVEGLVRLVDRAEIEANDWSLTPGRYVGVAPEEEDEDFDFEEALREIHAELEDLNAEAVHLAATIRRNFEELGI; encoded by the coding sequence ATGGCTCAACTGGAACATATCGAAGCAATCGAAAAACGGCTCTGGACCGCGGCGGATACCCTGCGGGCGAACTCGAACTATGCAAGCAACGAGTACTTCCTGCCGGTCATGGGCCTGATCTTTCTGCGGCACGCGTACAGCCGTTTCCTCGCGGTCAAGGACGATATTGAAGCACACCTCCCACAACGCGGCGGCAGGACCAGGGCGCTGACCAAGGAGGACTTCTCCCGGAAGAGCGCCATCTTCCTGCAGCCCATGGCGCAGTTCGACCACCTGGTCTCTCTCACGGACAGCGACGATCGCGCCAGGGCGATCATCGATGCGATGGAGTCTATCGAAGGCGATTACGAGACCCTCAGGGGTGTTCTGCCCAAGAGCGAATACCAGGAGCTGGATAACGGTGTGCTCGGCCATCTCCTGCGCACGCTCAACCCCGACGAGCTCAGGCGTGTCTCGGGCGATGTGTTCGGCCGCATCTACGAGTACTTCCTCACCCAGTTCGCCGACCAGAAGGCCCATGATGCCGGCGAGTTTTTCACGCCGGTCTCGCTGGTCTCGCTCATCGCCAACATCCTCGAACCCGAAGGCGGCACCGTCCTGGACCCGGCCTGCGGTTCAGGCGGCATGTTTGTCCAGAGCGCCCGGTTCGTCGAGCGCCGCCACGAAAACCCGGTGGATAAACTCACCTTCTACGGGCTGGAGAAGAACGCCACCACCATCCGCCTGGCGAAGATGAACCTGGCCGTCCACGGGCTGGAGGGTGATATCCAGAAGGCAATCACCTACTACGAAGACCCCCACGAACTGGCGGGCAGGGCCGACTTCGTGATGGCCAATCCCCCGTTCAACGTCGATGAGATCGACGCGGACAGGGTCAAGAGAGACCCCCGCCTCCCATTCGGGCTGCCGGGGGTCAACAAGAAGGGCAAGGTCTCGAACGGCAACTACGTCTGGATCAGCTACTTCTACAGTTACTTAAACGAGCACGGGCGGGCGGGTTTTGTCATGTCCTCCCAGGCCTCAAGCGCCGGGCACGCGGAGGCCGCGGTCAGGCAGGAACTGATCGAGACCGGCGATGTGGAGATCATGGTCGCGATCCGCTCCAACTTCTTCTACACCCGTTCGGTGCCGTGCGAGCTCTGGTTCCTCAACCGCGCCAAACCGGAGGAGCACCGCGATGCGGTGCTGATGATCGATGCGCGGAATATCTACCGCAAGGTCACCCGCAAGATCTACGATTTTTCGCCGGAGCAGGAGCAGAACATTCTGGCCATCGTCTGGCTCTATCGCGGTGAGACCGGGGAATACCTGGATCTCGTGGCCAGGTACTGCCGGCGGGTGCTGGATGAAGGGGAAGGCTGTTTTGCCGCCCGGGAAGATGACGGCGAATCGATCGAGCCGCTGCCGTCGTTCATCGCTTCTCTGTCGGCGCTGCGCGAGGCGATGGGGCCGTTTCTGGCGATCTTGCCCGCAGATAACCCCCATGCCGGGGTGCTCGGGGATTTCGACGAGGCCGATCGTGCATTCAGGGCCGATGTTGAAGAATTCCAGGAGGTGGTGTCCGACCAGCGGGCAGCGTGGAAAGAGCAGAAGACCACCAACGGCGACCTCAAGAAGGCGGTGGACCGTCTCGCCCCGCTGGCTGAGTCCGGCCGCGACCTGGTCAGGCAGAGCGACCTGCTCTACAAACTTGCATGCCGCCTCATCGAGACCTGCGAGAGCGCGGCCGACGCCCGCGCCGGCCGCGAGGTCGCCCGCGCCCGGAAGGCCGCGGACGAGGCGCGGCAGGGGGCCGTGGAGCACCTCAAGCAGGTGCGCTACTTCTGGCGGCAGGCGAGCTGGCTGACCGAACGCTTCCCGGAGGCGACGTTCCGCGATGTGGAGGGGCTGGTCAGACTGGTGGACCGGGCAGAGATCGAGGCGAACGACTGGTCGCTCACGCCCGGACGCTACGTGGGTGTCGCCCCGGAGGAGGAGGACGAGGACTTCGACTTCGAGGAGGCGCTCCGCGAGATCCACGCGGAGCTGGAGGATCTCAACGCCGAGGCGGTGCACCTGGCGGCGACGATCAGGAGGAACTTCGAGGAGCTGGGGATATGA
- a CDS encoding YeeE/YedE thiosulfate transporter family protein, which translates to MDWTPYIAGAGIGVLSWLAFLLSDRPLGCSTAYARTSGMIERAVRGKVVLDRAYYKQFAPRIDWEWMLVLGVVIGAGATALLTGAFALVWVPPTFEAAFGPSVPLRLAVALAGGVLMGIGSRWAGGCTSGHGISGTLQLALSSWVAVFVFFASGILFAFLLYGVRP; encoded by the coding sequence ATGGACTGGACACCGTATATCGCCGGCGCCGGGATCGGCGTGCTCTCCTGGCTCGCGTTCCTCCTCTCAGACCGTCCCCTCGGGTGCTCGACGGCCTATGCCAGGACGAGCGGGATGATCGAGCGGGCCGTCCGCGGGAAGGTGGTGCTGGACCGGGCCTATTACAAACAGTTTGCCCCGCGGATCGACTGGGAGTGGATGCTCGTGCTCGGGGTGGTGATCGGCGCCGGTGCGACGGCCCTCCTGACGGGAGCGTTCGCCCTCGTCTGGGTCCCGCCGACATTCGAAGCGGCGTTCGGGCCGTCCGTTCCCCTCAGGCTCGCCGTCGCCCTCGCCGGCGGCGTGCTGATGGGGATCGGGTCGCGGTGGGCCGGCGGGTGTACGAGCGGGCACGGGATCTCGGGCACCCTCCAGCTGGCACTCTCGAGCTGGGTGGCGGTCTTCGTCTTCTTCGCAAGCGGGATCCTCTTTGCCTTCCTGCTCTACGGGGTGAGGCCATGA
- a CDS encoding SLC13 family permease, protein MYAGFAEIVVRPHAPFTGRTLREIAFRKTYGVEPIMFSSGGSEMRMGFVDTPLSAGDVIVVFGPWNNIHALATDPNFVLSTRVEEPAVRREKAPVALLCFAGGIALTLTGIPISMGLLTGALVMILARVLSIDEAYRSIDWKTIFLLAGLIPLGTAMINTGTAALIAGTVLPLIGDAHPILLFIGIGALTTLFTLIMSNLGAVVILVPIALLIGAETGIDPRGLALLVGLCASNSFLLPTHQVNAFLMSSGGYHTRDYLKAGSILTVLFLIIVSGWIYMVFV, encoded by the coding sequence GTGTATGCCGGTTTTGCAGAGATCGTGGTCAGACCGCACGCCCCGTTCACCGGCAGAACCCTGCGGGAGATCGCATTCAGAAAGACCTACGGCGTCGAGCCCATCATGTTCTCCTCAGGAGGTTCCGAGATGCGCATGGGGTTCGTCGACACCCCACTCTCGGCCGGCGACGTCATCGTGGTCTTCGGGCCGTGGAACAACATCCACGCCCTGGCCACCGACCCGAACTTCGTCCTCTCGACCCGGGTCGAGGAGCCCGCGGTGCGAAGGGAGAAGGCGCCCGTCGCCCTCCTCTGCTTTGCCGGGGGGATCGCCCTCACCCTGACCGGGATCCCGATCTCCATGGGCCTCCTCACCGGGGCGCTCGTCATGATCCTGGCCCGCGTGCTCAGCATCGACGAAGCCTACCGCTCGATCGACTGGAAGACGATCTTCCTGCTCGCAGGCCTCATCCCGCTCGGGACGGCGATGATCAACACCGGGACGGCGGCCCTGATCGCCGGCACCGTGCTCCCGCTCATCGGGGACGCCCACCCCATTCTGCTCTTCATCGGGATCGGCGCACTCACGACCCTGTTCACCCTGATCATGTCCAACCTCGGGGCGGTGGTCATCCTGGTCCCGATCGCTCTTCTCATCGGCGCCGAAACCGGGATCGACCCCCGCGGTCTCGCCCTGCTCGTCGGGCTCTGCGCCTCCAACTCATTTCTCCTGCCGACGCACCAGGTGAACGCCTTTTTGATGTCATCGGGCGGCTACCACACGCGCGATTATCTCAAGGCGGGCAGCATCCTGACCGTCCTGTTTCTCATCATCGTCTCGGGATGGATTTATATGGTCTTTGTATGA
- a CDS encoding MBL fold metallo-hydrolase: MVIQQFFIPGIAHSSYLIGASGTCAIIDPARDVDRYLEAAKDLGLMITHILETHLHADFVSGHMDLAEKTGARIYAPGSGSCEFEHEPVGDGTQFSVGGIRFDVLDTPGHTPDGVTYVATDLSRGEEPFAVFPGDTLFVGDVGRPDLFPGQARDLAAHLHESLHTKVLTLPDHCMLFPAHGAGSLCGRAMGSMRSSTIGYERRFNEALRIADREEFIRSLTEGMPPAPDHFARCSEINRRGPALVRTLPATRPMKPAEFRERAAREDTIVLSVNDYASFGGQHVPGSYHIDLGGNFSTFAGWVLPPESEILLVADSPAQAEAAVVMLRRVGLDLTVGYLEGGTHAWAMAGYPTGHVPQVSPAEVHGMVAEGGAVLVDVRTTEEYEEDHVAGAVNIMVTDLRERAAGLDPARPVVVMCSTGHRSSLGCSILKQKGFASVYNAAGGITAYRAAGYT; this comes from the coding sequence ATGGTAATCCAGCAGTTTTTCATACCGGGCATCGCGCACAGCTCGTACCTGATCGGCGCCTCGGGGACCTGCGCCATCATCGATCCCGCACGGGACGTCGACCGCTACCTCGAGGCCGCAAAAGACCTCGGGCTTATGATCACGCATATCCTTGAGACGCACCTCCACGCCGATTTCGTCTCCGGCCACATGGACCTGGCAGAGAAGACCGGCGCCCGGATCTATGCGCCGGGGTCGGGTTCCTGCGAGTTCGAGCACGAGCCGGTGGGCGACGGCACGCAGTTCTCGGTCGGCGGGATCAGGTTCGATGTCCTGGATACGCCCGGGCACACCCCGGACGGCGTCACCTACGTGGCCACCGACCTCTCCCGGGGCGAAGAGCCCTTCGCCGTCTTCCCCGGCGACACGCTCTTTGTCGGCGACGTGGGGAGGCCCGACCTGTTTCCCGGACAGGCCCGGGACCTTGCGGCGCACCTCCATGAAAGCCTGCACACGAAGGTCCTCACGCTGCCCGACCACTGCATGCTCTTTCCCGCGCATGGCGCCGGGTCGCTCTGCGGCCGGGCGATGGGCTCGATGCGCTCCTCCACCATCGGCTACGAGCGGCGGTTCAACGAGGCGCTGCGGATCGCCGATAGGGAGGAGTTCATCCGCTCGCTCACCGAGGGGATGCCGCCGGCGCCGGACCATTTCGCCCGGTGCAGCGAGATCAACCGCCGCGGCCCGGCTCTGGTCCGCACCCTCCCGGCGACGAGACCGATGAAACCAGCCGAGTTTCGGGAGCGGGCTGCACGGGAGGACACGATCGTCCTTTCGGTCAATGACTATGCCAGCTTCGGGGGGCAGCACGTCCCGGGGAGTTACCACATCGACCTCGGCGGGAACTTCTCCACCTTTGCCGGCTGGGTGCTCCCGCCGGAGAGCGAGATCCTGCTCGTCGCCGACAGCCCGGCACAGGCGGAGGCGGCGGTGGTGATGCTCCGCCGCGTCGGGCTCGACCTGACCGTCGGCTATCTCGAGGGCGGGACGCACGCATGGGCGATGGCGGGCTATCCCACCGGCCATGTCCCCCAGGTCTCGCCGGCCGAGGTGCACGGGATGGTCGCCGAGGGCGGGGCGGTGCTGGTGGACGTGCGCACCACCGAGGAGTACGAGGAGGACCATGTGGCCGGTGCGGTCAATATCATGGTGACGGACCTGAGGGAACGCGCCGCCGGGCTCGATCCGGCGCGGCCGGTCGTCGTGATGTGCAGCACCGGGCACCGGTCGAGCCTGGGGTGCAGCATCCTCAAGCAGAAGGGATTTGCCAGCGTCTACAATGCCGCAGGCGGGATCACCGCCTACCGTGCGGCAGGATATACCTGA
- a CDS encoding PDDEXK nuclease domain-containing protein, which produces MKMASDGPDADGERRALGRIKENASFPAPIGKNVLPADYAGVLEDIKERIWSERLRVTLAANTAMILLYWDIGRIILERQEKEGWGAKVIDRLSHDLKTAFPDMKGFSPRNLKYMRTFSGSWSDREFVQRTIARIPWRSNIALLDKLKDPDVRLWYAQKTIENGWSREILDIHIENRLHERQGRALNNFEQSLPPADSDMAAQVFKDPYLFDFLGTADPRKEREVERALVDHVQSFLLEMGTGFAYVGRQVLLEVGDRDFSLDLLFYHLKLRCFVVVELKAVPFDPAFVGQLNLYLSAVDDLLRHPDDNATIGLLLCKNKDRLVVEYALRGLSSPMGVATWETRLTERLPEDLKGSLPTIEEIEAELRDEE; this is translated from the coding sequence ATGAAGATGGCATCAGATGGCCCTGACGCTGACGGGGAGAGGAGAGCACTGGGAAGAATCAAGGAAAATGCTTCTTTTCCCGCACCGATAGGCAAAAACGTCCTGCCTGCGGACTATGCCGGGGTACTCGAAGACATTAAAGAACGAATTTGGTCGGAGCGGCTGAGAGTCACCCTTGCGGCCAATACGGCCATGATTCTTTTGTACTGGGATATTGGAAGGATAATCCTGGAACGCCAGGAAAAAGAGGGATGGGGTGCGAAGGTTATCGATCGCCTGTCGCACGACCTCAAAACCGCCTTTCCTGATATGAAGGGATTTTCCCCCCGCAATCTGAAGTACATGCGTACCTTTTCCGGGTCCTGGTCTGACCGGGAATTTGTGCAACGCACCATTGCACGAATTCCGTGGCGCAGCAATATCGCTCTGCTCGATAAACTGAAAGATCCGGACGTGCGCCTATGGTATGCGCAAAAAACCATCGAAAACGGTTGGAGCCGGGAGATACTTGATATCCATATCGAGAACCGCCTGCATGAACGGCAGGGCAGGGCACTGAACAATTTTGAGCAGTCCCTCCCCCCTGCCGATTCGGATATGGCCGCACAGGTGTTTAAAGATCCGTATCTTTTCGATTTTCTGGGAACTGCCGATCCGAGGAAGGAGCGTGAAGTCGAGCGGGCCCTGGTGGACCACGTTCAGAGTTTTCTTCTTGAAATGGGAACCGGATTCGCGTATGTCGGCAGACAGGTTTTGCTGGAGGTAGGGGACCGCGATTTTTCTCTCGACCTGCTCTTTTACCACCTGAAACTGCGCTGTTTCGTGGTGGTCGAGTTGAAGGCCGTGCCGTTTGATCCGGCTTTTGTGGGACAACTCAACCTCTATCTCTCTGCCGTCGACGATCTGTTGCGGCATCCAGATGACAATGCAACCATCGGGCTGCTGCTCTGCAAGAACAAGGACAGGCTGGTCGTGGAGTACGCTCTCCGCGGATTGAGCAGCCCTATGGGGGTGGCAACCTGGGAGACGAGATTGACCGAGCGCCTGCCCGAAGACCTGAAAGGCAGCCTCCCCACGATTGAGGAGATCGAGGCGGAACTGAGGGATGAAGAGTGA
- a CDS encoding class I SAM-dependent methyltransferase, which translates to MPTIEVSMSAANRPAAGRHGVHPASRAGVLDNPLRRLLQSPKRIVGRYISPGDTVLDIGCGPGFFARPMAVMVGEEGCVIAADLQEEMLAMLAERAGREGLLDRIRLHRTGPGSPGLAGLGPVDFALAFYVVHEVPDGERLLREVTAALRPGGLMLLVEPKDEVTAAEFERTVRAAEAAGLTGAGTPRILLSRTALLNKPVEPGL; encoded by the coding sequence ATGCCGACGATAGAGGTGTCGATGAGCGCCGCGAACAGACCGGCAGCGGGGAGGCACGGGGTCCACCCGGCATCGCGCGCCGGCGTCCTGGACAACCCCCTTCGCAGACTTCTCCAATCGCCGAAACGGATTGTCGGACGCTATATCAGCCCCGGCGATACCGTGCTCGATATCGGGTGCGGGCCCGGGTTCTTCGCCAGGCCGATGGCCGTCATGGTGGGGGAGGAGGGGTGCGTGATCGCCGCCGATCTCCAGGAAGAGATGCTCGCCATGCTCGCCGAACGGGCCGGGCGGGAAGGGCTCCTCGACCGGATACGCCTCCACCGGACAGGGCCCGGATCCCCCGGTCTTGCCGGTCTGGGGCCGGTCGATTTCGCGCTCGCCTTCTACGTCGTCCACGAGGTGCCTGACGGGGAGCGACTCCTGCGTGAGGTGACAGCGGCCCTGCGTCCCGGCGGATTGATGCTGCTCGTCGAACCGAAGGATGAGGTGACGGCGGCGGAGTTTGAGCGCACGGTCAGGGCCGCGGAGGCGGCCGGGCTGACGGGCGCCGGCACGCCCCGAATCCTGCTCAGCAGGACGGCGCTCCTGAATAAACCGGTTGAACCGGGCCTTTAG
- a CDS encoding YqhA family protein, which yields MEQPDASDRPAPHGTRTDQPTIEKIFEWLLWNSRYIVLLGVVFGALSAIVLFLAGSMEIFEILVEYTKFSSSHLTHEEILIGVIGAIDFYLIALVLLIFSFGIYELFISEIDVARVDGEFGGILEVSSLDDLKNKIIKVIIMVLIVSFFQRILSMEFTTSIDMLAMAVSIGVICVGVFFIGKNH from the coding sequence ATGGAACAACCCGATGCATCAGACCGTCCGGCCCCTCACGGCACAAGGACGGATCAGCCGACCATTGAGAAGATCTTCGAATGGCTCCTCTGGAACTCCAGGTACATCGTCCTCCTGGGCGTGGTCTTCGGCGCCCTCAGCGCCATCGTCCTCTTCCTCGCCGGTTCGATGGAGATATTCGAGATCCTCGTTGAATACACGAAATTTTCCAGCAGCCACCTGACGCACGAGGAGATCCTGATCGGCGTCATCGGCGCCATCGACTTCTACCTGATCGCCCTGGTGCTCCTGATCTTCAGTTTCGGAATCTACGAACTCTTCATCTCAGAGATCGATGTCGCACGCGTGGACGGGGAGTTCGGGGGCATCCTGGAGGTCTCCAGCCTCGACGACCTGAAGAACAAGATCATCAAGGTGATCATCATGGTGCTCATCGTCAGCTTCTTCCAGCGGATCCTCTCGATGGAGTTTACGACCTCGATCGACATGCTGGCGATGGCCGTCTCAATCGGCGTGATCTGCGTCGGCGTCTTCTTTATCGGGAAAAACCACTGA
- a CDS encoding YeeE/YedE thiosulfate transporter family protein has translation MNEALQRLRGNAPAQLVLGLAIGVGFGACLQIAGVTRYDVILGQLLLTDFTVVKVMLTAVAVGTVGVYLMRGAGLADLHIKPGSVGATVVGGVIFGAGFAVLGYCPGTVAGAVGSGALDALVGGVTGILIGAGIFAALYPRLEASVLRVGALPTATIPDLLRVSPWAVVVPLVLAIAVVLYGIELAGL, from the coding sequence ATGAACGAGGCCCTGCAGCGCCTGCGCGGGAATGCGCCGGCGCAGCTCGTCCTCGGGCTGGCGATCGGGGTCGGCTTCGGCGCCTGCCTCCAGATCGCCGGGGTGACGCGTTACGACGTGATCCTCGGGCAGCTCCTGCTCACCGATTTCACGGTGGTGAAGGTGATGCTCACCGCCGTGGCCGTCGGGACGGTCGGGGTCTACCTGATGCGGGGGGCCGGGCTTGCCGATCTCCATATCAAACCGGGCTCGGTCGGGGCGACGGTGGTCGGCGGGGTGATCTTCGGCGCCGGGTTCGCGGTGCTGGGCTACTGCCCGGGAACAGTGGCCGGCGCCGTGGGGTCGGGCGCCCTCGACGCCCTGGTCGGCGGGGTGACCGGGATCCTCATCGGGGCCGGGATCTTCGCGGCGCTCTACCCGCGGCTGGAGGCGTCGGTGCTCAGGGTGGGGGCGCTGCCGACGGCGACGATCCCGGATCTCCTGCGGGTCAGCCCGTGGGCGGTGGTGGTGCCGCTGGTGCTGGCGATCGCTGTTGTTCTGTACGGGATTGAACTGGCCGGGCTCTGA
- a CDS encoding DNA-methyltransferase, translating to MRCVTIHGNTFYNGDCIAGAAAHIPDNSVDLIVTDPPYGIDGDLLHRHYNRDEGYVVDGYVEVPAAEYGEFCLRWIAQAERILRPGGSVYIVSGYTNLYHILHALRETSLEEVNHIVWRYSFGVYTRRKYVSSHYHILYYEKPGGTRTFNLESRYGLTEKDAGGGSLNYGDREDVWTIHRDYKPGQVKNKNELPPDLLVKMIQYSSGEGDLVCDLFLGGFSTAKTAVGLNRRFVGFEVSPAIFDRRIIEMGETVPGGLLPGLRRPRIEPLQNRGKRWSVEDTEALVAGYRRLTAAGTTKKEAVRLLGLEFGRGRWAIEKVLKKQGL from the coding sequence ATGAGGTGCGTCACCATCCACGGCAACACCTTCTACAACGGCGACTGCATCGCCGGCGCAGCGGCGCATATCCCCGACAACTCGGTGGACCTGATCGTCACCGATCCCCCGTACGGGATCGACGGCGACCTCCTCCACCGCCACTACAACCGGGACGAGGGTTATGTCGTGGACGGATACGTCGAGGTCCCGGCCGCCGAATACGGCGAGTTCTGCCTCCGGTGGATCGCCCAGGCCGAGCGTATCCTCAGGCCTGGCGGCTCTGTCTACATCGTCTCGGGCTACACGAACCTCTACCATATCCTCCACGCCCTCAGGGAGACCTCCCTGGAGGAGGTCAACCACATCGTCTGGAGATACAGTTTCGGGGTGTACACGAGGAGAAAATACGTCTCGTCCCACTACCACATTCTCTACTACGAGAAGCCCGGCGGAACGAGGACGTTCAACCTCGAGTCTCGCTATGGGCTGACCGAGAAGGACGCGGGCGGCGGGTCCCTGAACTACGGGGACCGGGAGGACGTCTGGACGATCCACCGCGATTACAAGCCCGGCCAGGTGAAGAACAAGAACGAGCTCCCGCCCGACCTCCTCGTCAAGATGATCCAGTACAGCAGCGGCGAGGGCGACCTGGTCTGCGACCTCTTCCTGGGCGGGTTCTCGACGGCGAAGACTGCGGTCGGCCTCAACCGCCGCTTCGTCGGGTTCGAGGTCTCCCCCGCGATCTTCGACCGCAGAATTATCGAGATGGGGGAGACCGTCCCTGGCGGGCTGCTCCCCGGTCTCAGGCGGCCCCGGATCGAGCCGCTGCAGAACCGGGGGAAGCGCTGGAGCGTGGAGGACACCGAAGCGCTCGTCGCCGGCTACCGCCGCCTGACCGCTGCAGGGACGACGAAGAAGGAGGCGGTGCGCCTGCTGGGGCTGGAGTTCGGGCGCGGGCGCTGGGCAATCGAGAAGGTGCTCAAGAAGCAGGGGCTCTAA